A single region of the Lotus japonicus ecotype B-129 chromosome 4, LjGifu_v1.2 genome encodes:
- the LOC130713163 gene encoding uncharacterized protein LOC130713163 produces MHPTKAPGADGFPALFYQRFWDVIGDDVAEFYLQILHGLVSPGIINHTMIVLIPKVKKAVNATQFRPISLCIVLFNIVTKVIANRLKNILPDLICESQSAFVPGRMITDNALISYECFHFMKKRTNGRNGTMAPKLDMSKAYDRIEWSFLSSENFVPNRGLRQGDPLSPYLFILCGEMFSALINRSIASKALSGIKIARNAPVISHLLFADDSILFGRAPVQEAECLKEILVTYERASGQVVNLDKSMLSVSRNVQQTSFDELKHLLGVKVVESYDKYLGLPTIIDINSMISNFFWGGDVSQKGMHWTKWNKLCKNKLEGGLGFRDFKAFNIALVAKNWWRIYSNPEALVAQVFKGVYFQSGDMWGAKKGYRPSYAWSSIHKSAWVFQRGGLWRIGNGKRINLWTDNWLPGGAPTLFRQDVVEELNIQVVSNLLEPDTSRWHSELVEHIFHPGTARRIMGVPLATQARDDFLCWPFTMDGSCQNVMVLLSFSFEDKTVHGLIDLWVAVLHDGDADFIGMVQTLCYALWEARNRRSGNAAADCLARNASTYADMVWVDEVPDCVFHVVAQDVLASMPPDA; encoded by the exons ATGCATCCGACCAAAGCTCCGGGAGCGGATGGCTTCCCGGCGCTTTTCTACCAGCGGTTTTGGGATGTCATTGGGGACGATGTAGCAGAGTTCTATTTGCAGATTTTGCATGGGCTTGTGTCGCCAGGTATTATCAATCATACGATGATTGTTCTCATTCCTAAGGTTAAGAAAGCTGTTAATGCGACCCAGTTTAGGCCTATTAGTTTGTGTATTGTTCTGTTTAATATTGTGACTAAGGTGATAGCAAATAGGCTGAAAAATATTTTACCTGATTTAATTTGCGAATCCCAAAGTGCATTTGTACCAGGACGTATGATCACAGATAATGCTCTCATTTCTTATGAGTGTTTTCACTTTATGAAGAAAAGAACTAATGGCCGGAATGGCACGATGGCGCCGAAATTGGATATGTCCAAAGCGTACGACCGGATCGAATGGTCTTTTTTGAGTTCT GAAAATTTTGTCCCTAATAGAGGTTTAAGACAAGGGGATCCGCTTTCTCCTTATCTTTTTATCTTGTGTGGGGAGATGTTTTCTGCTTTGATTAATAGATCCATTGCTTCAAAAGCACTTTCTGGAATTAAAATAGCGAGGAATGCTCCTGTTATTTCACATTTgctttttgcagatgatagtATCCTCTTTGGTAGAGCACCAGTACAGGAGGCGGAATGCCTAAAAGAGATTTTAGTGACTTATGAACGTGCTTCCGGGCAAGTAGTCAACCTTGACAAGTCAATGCTCTCAGTGAGCCGAAACGTGCAGCAAACCAGTTTTGATGAGCTTAAGCATCTATTGGGAGTAAAGGTCGTAGAGAGCTATGACAAGTACTTGGGGCTACCAACAATTATTG ATATTAATAGCATGATCTCCAACTTCTTTTGGGGAGGAGATGTATCTCAGAAGGGGATGCATTGGACAAAGTGGAACAAGTTGTGCAAAAACAAATTGGAGGGTGGTCTTGGATTCCGGGACTTCAAGGCTTTTAATATAGCTTTGGTGGCGAAAAATTGGTGGAGAATCTATTCCAATCCAGAAGCATTAGTTGCTCAAGTTTTTAAAGGTGTTTATTTCCAGAGTGGTGATATGTGGGGAGCAAAAAAAGGCTATCGACCGAGCTATGCATGGTCAAGCATTCATAAATCGGCTTGGGTTTTTCAGAGAGGTGGTTTATGGCGTATTGGTAATGGTAAGAGAATTAATCTGTGGACAGACAATTGGTTGCCCGGAGGGGCACCCACTCTTTTCCGGCAGGATGTAGTCGAGGAGCTTAATATACAGGTGGTCAGTAATTTACTTGAGCCAGACACTTCCAGATGGCACTCAGAATTAGTGGAGCATATCTTTCACCCAGGGACAGCTAGGCGCATCATGGGAGTGCCCCTTGCTACTCAAGCACGGGATGATTTTCTTTGCTGGCCTTTCACCATGGATGGGAG CTGCCAAAATGTTATGGTTTTGCTCTCCTTTAGCTTTGAGGACAAAACAGTTCACGGTTTGATAGACTTATGGGTGGCGGTGCTTCATGATGGGGATGCAGATTTTATTGGGATGGTCCAGACCTTATGTTACGCTCTTTGGGAAGCTAGGAACAG ACGTTCTGGTAACGCAGCTGCTGACTGTTTGGCTAGGAACGCCTCTACTTACGCTGATATGGTGTGGGTGGACGAAGTTCCGGATTGTGTTTTCCATGTGGTGGCTCAGGATGTTTTGGCTTCTATGCCTCCTGATGCctaa
- the LOC130711160 gene encoding uncharacterized protein LOC130711160, with product MGSSSSRLGSRSSPPRVNNNRFRLSSLLCGSSASRSTTPQMEERPSELQVGSARDFDDEIQKAASEESSLSCTEARTSYCPRAETSTSSDMGVEFCGDKTVEGSSRNVAANSQRKCLSERQELVPPYQVSADNSRHESYSDSSNTASTSSVEHQSSDPVSISVSANKDAVNNVDDPVFSGICQTSRDTMYPRSSTPQERGNTSSDEISVENHTGAFTSIQSAPSNPVAQVSNIMAISQVPEDEPLREAIPSGLGFLVSNRETGQGDDSVIQVDVVTISSNILSASNADANDHDSRRNGRRLFWDAFSRRSSGRLGDSPTIVFSSGGADDTGSQDRWLIDFSGDLPNDRVGDDAGNPGRRTHRSSERMRHPRSEIWERLRGGLDEIGRLNSSCPLGLHADGMCSCESFPMAEESSTRASISRIVMLAEALFEVLDEIHRQPGSLSLSMVSLPAPESIVDSFPLKSHKKGDAANGDNDAEQCHICLAEYEEGDQIRVLPCNHEYHKLCVDKWLKEIHGVCPLCRGNVCGELSATYSVVQSQ from the exons ATGGGTTCTTCTTCTAGTCGTCTCGGGTCTCGCTCTTCTCCTCCTCGGGTCAACAACAACCGCTTCAGACTATCCTCTCTTCTCTGTGGATCCTCCGCTTCCCGCTCTACAACTCCTCAG ATGGAAGAACGTCCATCTGAGCTTCAGGTTGGTTCGGCAAGAGATTTTGATGATGAAATTCAGAAAGCAGCCTCTGAGGAATCGTCTTTATCATGTACAGAAGCTAGAACTAGCTATTGTCCCCGTGCTGAAACTTCAACCTCATCTGATATGGGAGTTGAGTTCTGTGGTGATAAAACCGTTGAAGGTTCTTCCAGAAATGTTGCAGCAAATAGTCAGAGGAAGTGTTTGTCTGAACGTCAGGAGCTAGTTCCTCCTTATCAGGTAAGCGCCGATAATAGTCGTCATGAATCATATAGTGATAGTAGCAACACAGCTAGTACTTCATCTGTTGAACATCAGTCTTCAGATCCAGTTTCTATAAGTGTTTCTGCTAACAAGGATGCAGTCAATAATGTTGATGATCCAGTGTTTAGTGGTATCTGTCAAACCTCTCGTGACACGATGTATCCAAGGAGTTCAACCCCTCAAGAGCGTGGAAATACCAGTTCTGATGAAATTTCTGTTGAGAATCACACTGGTGCATTCACATCTATCCAGAGTGCTCCTTCCAATCCTGTTGCTCAAGTTTCCAATATAATGGCAATTTCTCAAGTGCCAGAAGATGAACCTCTTCGCGAGGCAATACCTTCAGGTTTAGGTTTTCTTGTGTCCAATCGGGAAACAGGGCAGGGAGATGATAGCGTGATTCAAGTTGACGTGGTCACAATATCTTCCAACATTTTGTCAGCAAGCAATGCAGATGCCAATGATCATGATTCCAGAAGAAATGGTAGAAGATTATTTTGGGATGCTTTTTCACGACGTAGCTCTGGAAGGCTTGGTGATTCTCCGACCATTGTCTTCTCCAGTGGAGGTGCTGATGATACAGGATCTCAAGATCGATGGCTCATTGATTTTAGCGGTGATTTACCAAATGATAGGGTTGGGGATGATGCTGGAAATCCTGGTCGTAGAACTCATAGATCGAGTGAACGAATGCGGCACCCAAGATCTGAG ATTTGGGAAAGGCTTCGTGGTGGCCTTGATGAGATTGGTCGGTTGAATTCTTCATGTCCATTAGGACTCCATGCTGATGGTATGTGCTCATGCGAGTCTTTCCCAATGGCTGAGGAATCTAGCACTCGAGCAAGCATTTCAAGAATAGTCATGCTGGCTGAGGCTCTGTTTGAG GTTTTAGATGAAATCCATCGGCAACCTGGATCACTTTCCCTATCCATGGTCTCACTCCCCGCACCTGAATCAATTGTTGACTCCTTCCCTCTGAAGTCTCACAAAAAGGGCGATGCAGCTAATGGAGACAATGATGCTGAACA ATGTCACATATGCCTGGCTGAGTATGAAGAAGGGGACCAAATACGAGTTCTTCCTTGCAACCATGAGTACCACAAGTTGTGTGTTGACAAGTGGCTTAAGGAAATACATGG TGTGTGCCCTCTTTGTCGTGGCAATGTTTGTGGAGAGTTGTCTGCTACCTACTCAGTAGTGCAGTCTCAATGA
- the LOC130711161 gene encoding uncharacterized protein LOC130711161 — translation MVYSNYTPTYYSTLHDSITSLCKTLLPFSFKKRSLLSAEQRLSKLQSDNLKWQQESFHQILNLMGLHEEGIVAETEVSAFRTHLLETLIASPPEQEHPVILRDKLLFLQELLYAKCVSEEEYHSSKRPLLQRLAVQGAQIEAKDVIVGVRAVRPREISEEEWSVIDLKDDKGLKMNKENLNCKGKSNQGSGLKQIKGAASVFGFVSPHKPGKNGVEKSAFESPSLQLRQSSENPFWNAEPNGNKSEGTTILMEESGPPEAVKETGGSEKLKRKPFRTLFHREQREGVGGGSGGGGPEPEQRAGKPVKKQWGFDGFKRWKRNEADDETAPLPLNERSDSGGHSASSQSLARVHGEGPDTKLLKKKLHSDGSPSDFFIDKVLGDKIKKELTRIQTELSSTNPNLKFSNDQMEAISTRIPVDKADLKNYFPKSWCDRYGDVVLDVVKKEFKNHVGEMENMRNVAREKHGSNSRRWTTSEDDENIHPNLFVHHDNSARSSNINPFSHGYGESKWN, via the exons ATGGTGTACTCAAACTACACACCAACCTACTACTCAACACTCCATGACTCAATCACCTCACTCTGCAAGACCCTTCTCCCTTTCAGCTTCAAGAAACGATCATTGCTCTCAGCAGAGCAAAGGTTGTCGAAGCTGCAATCCGACAACCTCAAATGGCAGCAGGAGTCTTTCCACCAGATTTTGAATTTGATGGGTCTTCACGAAGAAGGCATTGTGGCTGAAACTGAGGTTTCAGCTTTCAGAACCCACTTGCTCGAGACTCTCATCGCTTCGCCTCCGGAACAAGAGCATCCTGTTATACTCAGAGACAAGCTTCTGTTTCTGCAGGAGCTTCTGTATGCAAAGTGTGTTTCTGAAGAAGAGTATCATTCTTCTAAGAGACCTTTGCTTCAGAGATTGGCTGTTCAAGGTGCTCAGATTGAGGCTAAGGATGTGATCGTTGGTGTGAGGGCAGTGAGGCCTAGAGAGATTTCGGAGGAAGAGTGGTCGGTTATTGATTTGAAGGATGATAAGGGATTGAAGATGAACAAGGAGAATTTGAATTGTAAGGGAAAATCGAATCAGGGGTCGGGTTTGAAGCAGATTAAAGGGGCAGCCTCGGTTTTCGGCTTTGTTTCTCCTCACAAACCTGGGAAAAATGGGGTGGAGAAGAGTGCTTTTGAATCACCTTCTTTGCAATTGAGGCAATCCAGTGAAAACCCTTTTTGGAATGCTGAGCCTAATGGCAATAAAAGTGAAGGTACAACAATTCTCATGGAGGAAAGTGGGCCCCCGGAAGCTGTGAAGGAAACCGGTGGCTCGGAGAAGTTGAAGAGGAAGCCATTTAGGACTTTATTTCACAGGGAGCAGAGGGAGGGAGTTGGtggtggaagtggtggtggtggtcctgaGCCAGAGCAAAGAGCAGGGAAACCAGTGAAGAAGCAATGGGGGTTTGATGGGTTcaagagatggaagagaaatgaGGCAGATGATGAGACTGCTCCATTGCCTCTGAATGAGAGGTCTGATAGTGGGGGACACTCAGCTTCCTCCCAGTCTCTTGCAAGAGTTCATGGAGAGGGACCAGACACCAAGTTGTTGAAGAAGAAGTTACATTCTGATGGTTCTCCATCTGATTTCTTCATAGATAAG GTTTTGGGAGACAAGATAAAGAAGGAGCTGACAAGAATCCAGACAGAACTTAGCAGCACAAACCCAAATCTTAAATTCTC GAATGATCAGATGGAAGCAATTTCTACTAGAATTCCAGTGGACAAGGCTGATTTGAAAAATTACTTTCCTAA ATCATGGTGTGACAGATACGGTGATGTGGTGCTGGACGTGGTGAAGAAGGAATTCAAAAACCATGTAGGAGAGATGGAGAACATGCGCAATGTTGCTAGAGAAAAACATGGCAGCAACTCAAGGCGGTGGACAACATCTGAGGATGATGAAAATATTCATCCAAATCTTTTTGTTCATCATGATAATTCAGCTCGCAGCAGTAACATCAATCCATTTTCTCATGGTTATGGAGAGAGCAAGTGGAACTAG